The following proteins are co-located in the Streptomyces sp. NBC_00435 genome:
- a CDS encoding MFS transporter, protein MALSSPGTGTAAATTDACADSSTGSGPGSGPGRGLLPLLLVGNGAMYALYIGVAGVLLALQVEDIDAANKVSNFGLIAGVSAIFATVFNPVAGALSDRSGRRNPWILGGGLAAIPAMFLLGLADTILLITIAWCLGQAVMNIYQAAITSVVPDRVPMSARGKASAAVGLGLPLGSTVGALVGAAFSDDYRTGYLIFGALVAGAAVLFTVCTREQRRPAKAAMPVKAQLAAFASALKDHDFRWAFIGRALLVLGYFSVSGYQLYILQDHTVLPDGMKPEAAVAIMMPLTSVAMVASTVLGGWLSDKYDRRKLFVGASALLSAVALLIPALSTSWTAMLAFAVINGLAFGSYMAVDTALVTMVLPKAEDAARDMGVLNIANAGPQIVAPFVASVIVSVSGGYTALFVAAAALAVAGALAVKPIRGVR, encoded by the coding sequence GTGGCCCTTTCCTCCCCCGGCACCGGCACCGCCGCCGCCACCACCGACGCCTGCGCCGACTCCTCCACCGGGTCCGGCCCCGGGTCCGGCCCCGGACGCGGACTGCTTCCCCTGCTCCTCGTCGGCAACGGAGCCATGTACGCGCTGTACATCGGTGTCGCCGGTGTACTCCTCGCGCTCCAGGTCGAAGACATCGACGCGGCCAACAAGGTCTCCAACTTCGGCCTGATCGCGGGGGTCTCGGCGATCTTCGCAACGGTCTTCAACCCCGTCGCCGGAGCCCTGTCCGACCGCAGCGGACGGCGCAACCCGTGGATCCTGGGCGGTGGACTCGCCGCGATACCGGCGATGTTCCTGCTGGGTCTCGCGGACACGATCCTGCTCATCACGATCGCCTGGTGCCTCGGCCAGGCCGTGATGAACATCTACCAGGCCGCCATCACCTCCGTGGTCCCCGACCGGGTACCGATGAGCGCCCGTGGCAAGGCCTCCGCCGCCGTCGGCCTCGGCCTGCCGCTGGGTTCCACCGTCGGCGCCCTGGTCGGCGCGGCCTTCTCGGACGACTACCGCACCGGGTACCTGATCTTCGGTGCGCTCGTCGCCGGCGCTGCCGTGTTGTTCACCGTCTGCACCCGCGAGCAGCGACGGCCCGCCAAGGCCGCGATGCCGGTCAAGGCACAGCTGGCAGCCTTCGCGAGCGCGCTCAAGGACCACGACTTCCGCTGGGCGTTCATCGGGCGGGCGCTGCTCGTCCTCGGCTACTTCTCGGTGAGCGGCTACCAGCTGTACATCCTCCAGGACCACACCGTGCTGCCCGACGGCATGAAGCCGGAGGCAGCCGTGGCGATCATGATGCCGCTGACCAGCGTGGCGATGGTCGCCTCCACCGTCCTGGGCGGATGGCTCTCCGACAAGTACGACCGCCGCAAGCTCTTCGTCGGCGCCTCCGCGCTGCTGTCCGCCGTCGCCCTGCTGATCCCGGCGCTGTCGACCAGCTGGACGGCGATGCTGGCCTTCGCCGTGATCAACGGCCTCGCGTTCGGCTCGTACATGGCCGTGGACACCGCGCTGGTGACGATGGTGCTCCCCAAGGCCGAGGACGCCGCGCGCGACATGGGCGTACTCAACATCGCCAATGCCGGCCCGCAGATCGTGGCCCCGTTCGTCGCCTCGGTGATCGTGTCCGTGAGCGGCGGCTACACGGCCCTGTTCGTCGCGGCGGCCGCGCTCGCCGTGGCAGGCGCACTGGCGGTCAAGCCGATCCGCGGCGTTCGGTAG